The Longimicrobium sp. genome includes a window with the following:
- a CDS encoding PAS domain S-box protein has translation MTPIETSPPAGAPAGSDLPAEHYRRQLDTLARNATLALFIMDEHQRCTFMNPAAEQLTGYTLAEVQGKALHDYVHHTRPDGTPYPLEECPIDRAFPQNMREQGEETFVHKDGHFYPVAFTASPIRDGERTVGTIIEARDITEDRRAEAERRRLLNDLEMERARLRTVFQESPAFIAMLTGPTHVFELANPPYYQLVGHRDILGKTVAEALPEVVEQGFLALLDNVYTTGQPFIGTELPVALQREAGAGMEARFVNFVYQPLPGPGGTVAGILAHGVDVTEMVEQRRRLEEQATEMEAQTEEMTVQAQQMEDVQVELETSNEQLQHAIEESGRERAQLAAVIENAPVGIIIAEAPSGAIVMGNPRLEEILGHPLLRSESVEAYREWTGYHPDGRRVEGHEYPLARVLATGQPAGPDPYLYERGDGVRRWVQITGVPIRDARGEMTHALVVLDDVDAEKRAAAESEALIGQLAAERSRLRELFMQAPAMIAVLRGPEHVFELANPPYLASVGGREVLGKTIRQAVPEVEGQGYFEMLDGVYASGQAVVGNESPVLIDRRGTGQLEEGFYNFVFQPLRDGGAVSGILIHAVEVTDQVRARVAVERLEERLRLALDAADVGTYDWDVSGEALTWDPRARRIFGVPQEGEVTYDTFLEIVHPDDKDRANTAVAAAMDPAGRGEFATDYRIVCPDGEHRWVRAVGRVSFAGQGGARKPARFLGTVQDITERRADEAERERLIAELETGQARLQQIFAEAPAVMALYSGPDHVITLVNPTWEQTVGKPNAVGRPFRDVFPEFAGTGLFEMLQRVYETGEPFHDPEVNVPLERFGSGVMEDTWWNLVWRPLAGAGAHGRDILVHAVEVTAQVRARREVEAKADELGRLARQLEASNKELDQFAYVASHDLKAPLRGIANLSSWIEEDLGDRVTDEAREHLELLRGRVHRMEGLIDGILQYSRAGRVREEPEEVDVQALLEEAEDLLALPAGFEVRVPEPLPRMTTERLPLQQVFMNLIGNAAKYNTSPAPSVQVTAGDLGSAFEFSVADNGPGIAPEYHERIFGIFQTLQARDKVEGTGIGLSLVKKLVESRGGRIWVESPPQGGATFRFTWPRRADDVTGR, from the coding sequence GTGACCCCCATCGAAACCAGCCCCCCGGCGGGCGCGCCCGCGGGTAGCGACCTGCCCGCCGAGCACTACCGGCGGCAGCTGGACACGCTCGCCCGGAACGCCACGCTGGCGCTGTTCATCATGGACGAGCACCAGCGGTGCACGTTCATGAACCCCGCCGCCGAGCAGCTCACCGGCTACACCCTGGCCGAGGTGCAGGGGAAGGCGCTCCACGACTACGTGCACCACACGCGCCCCGACGGCACTCCCTATCCTCTGGAGGAATGCCCCATCGACCGGGCGTTTCCCCAGAACATGCGCGAGCAGGGCGAGGAAACGTTCGTCCACAAGGACGGGCACTTCTACCCCGTGGCCTTCACCGCCAGCCCCATCCGCGACGGGGAGCGCACGGTGGGCACCATCATCGAGGCGCGCGACATCACCGAGGACCGGCGGGCCGAGGCGGAGCGCCGTCGGCTGCTGAACGACCTGGAGATGGAGCGCGCCCGCCTGCGGACGGTGTTCCAGGAGTCGCCCGCCTTCATCGCCATGCTCACCGGGCCCACGCACGTCTTCGAGCTGGCCAACCCGCCGTACTACCAGCTGGTGGGGCACCGCGACATCCTGGGGAAGACGGTGGCCGAGGCCCTTCCCGAGGTGGTGGAGCAGGGCTTCCTGGCGCTGCTGGACAACGTGTACACCACCGGCCAGCCCTTCATCGGCACGGAGCTGCCGGTGGCGCTGCAGCGCGAGGCGGGCGCGGGGATGGAGGCGCGCTTCGTCAACTTCGTCTACCAACCGCTTCCCGGGCCCGGCGGCACCGTCGCGGGGATCCTGGCGCACGGGGTGGACGTCACCGAGATGGTGGAGCAGCGCCGCCGCCTGGAGGAGCAGGCCACCGAGATGGAGGCCCAGACCGAAGAAATGACGGTGCAGGCCCAGCAGATGGAAGACGTGCAGGTGGAGCTGGAAACGTCCAACGAGCAGCTGCAGCACGCCATCGAGGAATCCGGCCGCGAGCGCGCGCAGCTGGCCGCCGTCATCGAGAACGCGCCCGTGGGCATCATCATCGCCGAGGCCCCGTCGGGCGCCATCGTGATGGGAAACCCCCGGCTGGAGGAGATTTTGGGGCACCCGCTCCTGCGTTCCGAAAGCGTGGAGGCGTACCGCGAGTGGACGGGCTACCACCCCGACGGCCGGCGGGTGGAGGGGCACGAGTACCCGCTGGCCCGGGTGCTCGCCACCGGCCAGCCCGCCGGGCCGGACCCGTACCTGTACGAGCGCGGCGACGGCGTGCGCCGGTGGGTGCAGATCACCGGCGTGCCCATCCGCGACGCCCGCGGCGAAATGACCCATGCGCTGGTGGTGCTGGACGACGTCGATGCCGAAAAGCGCGCGGCCGCGGAGAGCGAGGCGCTGATCGGCCAACTGGCCGCGGAGCGCTCGCGGCTGCGCGAGCTGTTCATGCAGGCCCCCGCCATGATCGCCGTCCTGCGCGGGCCGGAGCACGTGTTCGAGCTGGCCAACCCGCCGTACCTGGCCTCGGTGGGCGGGCGCGAGGTGCTGGGCAAGACCATCCGCCAGGCCGTTCCCGAGGTGGAGGGGCAGGGCTACTTCGAAATGCTGGACGGCGTGTACGCCAGCGGCCAGGCCGTGGTGGGCAACGAGTCGCCGGTGCTGATCGACCGGCGGGGCACCGGCCAACTGGAGGAGGGCTTCTACAACTTCGTCTTCCAGCCGCTGCGCGACGGCGGCGCCGTGAGCGGCATCCTGATCCACGCGGTGGAGGTCACGGACCAGGTGCGGGCCCGCGTGGCGGTGGAGCGCCTGGAAGAGCGGCTGCGCCTGGCCCTGGACGCCGCCGACGTGGGCACCTACGACTGGGACGTGTCGGGCGAAGCGCTGACGTGGGACCCGCGGGCGCGGCGGATCTTCGGCGTTCCGCAGGAGGGAGAGGTGACCTACGACACCTTCCTGGAGATCGTTCACCCCGACGACAAGGACCGGGCGAACACCGCCGTCGCCGCGGCCATGGACCCGGCCGGACGGGGCGAGTTCGCCACCGACTACCGCATCGTGTGCCCCGACGGCGAGCACCGCTGGGTGCGCGCCGTGGGCCGCGTGTCCTTCGCGGGCCAGGGCGGGGCCCGCAAGCCGGCGCGCTTCCTGGGCACGGTGCAGGACATCACCGAGCGGCGCGCGGACGAGGCCGAGCGCGAGCGGCTGATCGCCGAGCTGGAGACGGGGCAGGCCCGCCTTCAGCAGATCTTCGCCGAGGCGCCCGCCGTCATGGCCCTGTACTCCGGGCCCGACCACGTGATCACCCTGGTGAACCCCACCTGGGAGCAGACGGTGGGCAAGCCCAACGCCGTGGGCCGGCCCTTCCGCGACGTATTCCCGGAGTTCGCGGGAACGGGGCTGTTCGAGATGCTGCAGCGCGTGTACGAAACGGGCGAGCCCTTTCACGATCCCGAGGTGAACGTGCCGCTGGAGCGGTTCGGGAGCGGGGTGATGGAAGACACCTGGTGGAACCTGGTGTGGCGGCCGCTGGCCGGCGCCGGCGCGCACGGGCGCGACATCCTGGTGCACGCCGTAGAGGTGACGGCGCAGGTGCGCGCCCGCCGGGAGGTAGAAGCCAAGGCCGACGAGCTGGGGCGGCTGGCGCGGCAGCTGGAGGCCAGCAACAAGGAGCTGGACCAGTTCGCCTACGTGGCCAGCCACGACCTGAAGGCGCCCCTGCGCGGCATCGCCAACCTGTCCAGCTGGATCGAGGAAGACCTGGGCGACCGCGTGACCGACGAGGCGCGCGAGCACCTGGAATTGCTGCGCGGCCGGGTGCACCGGATGGAGGGGCTGATCGACGGCATCCTCCAGTACTCCCGGGCCGGGCGGGTGCGCGAAGAGCCGGAGGAGGTAGACGTGCAGGCGCTGCTGGAAGAGGCCGAGGACCTGCTGGCCCTGCCCGCGGGGTTCGAGGTGCGGGTGCCCGAACCGCTGCCGCGGATGACGACGGAGCGGCTGCCTCTGCAGCAGGTGTTCATGAACCTGATCGGCAACGCGGCCAAGTACAACACCAGCCCCGCGCCCTCGGTGCAGGTGACCGCGGGCGACCTGGGAAGCGCCTTCGAGTTCAGCGTGGCCGACAACGGACCCGGGATTGCACCGGAGTACCACGAGCGCATCTTCGGCATCTTCCAGACGCTGCAGGCGCGCGACAAGGTGGAGGGCACGGGCATCGGCCTGTCACTGGTGAAGAAGCTGGTGGAAAGCAGGGGGGGGCGCATCTGGGTGGAGTCTCCCCCCCAGGGGGGCGCCACCTTCCGGTTTACGTGGCCCAGGAGAGCGGACGATGTCACAGGCCGATGA
- a CDS encoding fibronectin type III domain-containing protein codes for MPAAAEAPAEAGPAQVFQATGQGEGKTAADGAGTAATATATATVLSSPVLLINAGTGTLEWDAVGDRPWLSVSPGNGTLTSGSLAGLTSVVDASALSPGTHTGKLTVSDPAGVNTPAQVNVTVGVAQAQELVLDTPLTGLAGPYGTEAYYAVSVPAGTATLSIGTSGGTGDVDLFVRYGEAPSTSRFDCQSWSAGTAESCVLPSPRAGTYYVMVRGWSTYSGVTLHAAGGGPPAAPSGVVLRPLTTASLRLTWADSVANETGFTVSRRSEPSPGTWTAWADAGTTAANAVRFNHMASAGVNYQYRVRACNAAGCSAWVASAPARIPTSLPSAPFGLSAVAAGANRAALTWTDGSVDEASFSVARSLRGGDGSWGPFEAAGSAPAGVTSFTSTGLLAGGTYRFQVNACNVVGCSGWAASGPVVLPTVPAAPTGLTGTVVSGTSIRLSWMDASSNEASFQLTRALVSSTGTVGEFVEVATLPPNRTTFTSTGLVPGTTYRFRVRACNLAGCAARATSPGVSIPPVPGTPMALTASPSSGAIRLTWTDGPGETSYLLSRSLRNPDGTWGAWSPPVSHPANTARVDDTGLLAGRVYGYQLRACNVSGCSQKATAVAATPAS; via the coding sequence ATGCCCGCGGCGGCGGAGGCGCCCGCGGAAGCGGGTCCCGCGCAGGTGTTCCAGGCCACGGGGCAGGGCGAAGGCAAGACGGCCGCGGACGGCGCGGGCACCGCCGCCACCGCCACCGCCACCGCCACGGTGCTGTCGAGCCCGGTCCTGCTGATCAACGCGGGCACCGGCACGCTGGAGTGGGACGCCGTCGGCGACCGGCCCTGGCTTTCGGTGAGCCCCGGCAACGGCACCCTGACCTCCGGGTCGCTCGCGGGGCTCACCTCGGTGGTGGACGCGAGCGCCCTTTCCCCCGGCACCCACACGGGCAAGCTGACCGTTTCGGACCCGGCCGGGGTGAACACGCCGGCGCAGGTGAACGTGACGGTGGGGGTGGCGCAGGCGCAGGAGCTGGTGCTGGACACGCCCCTGACCGGCCTGGCGGGACCGTACGGAACCGAGGCGTACTACGCCGTGTCGGTGCCCGCCGGGACCGCCACGCTCAGCATCGGGACCAGCGGGGGAACGGGCGACGTAGACCTGTTCGTGCGCTACGGCGAGGCCCCCAGCACCAGCCGGTTCGACTGCCAGTCGTGGTCGGCCGGGACCGCGGAAAGCTGCGTGTTGCCCAGCCCGCGCGCGGGTACGTACTACGTGATGGTTCGGGGTTGGAGCACGTACTCGGGTGTCACGCTGCACGCCGCGGGCGGCGGGCCTCCGGCCGCTCCCTCCGGCGTGGTCCTGCGCCCCCTGACCACGGCGTCGCTGCGTCTCACCTGGGCCGACTCGGTCGCGAACGAAACCGGGTTCACCGTGTCGAGGCGGAGCGAGCCCTCGCCGGGAACGTGGACGGCGTGGGCGGACGCCGGGACGACGGCGGCCAACGCCGTGCGGTTCAACCACATGGCGTCGGCGGGCGTGAACTACCAGTACCGGGTGCGCGCCTGCAACGCGGCGGGGTGCTCGGCGTGGGTGGCCAGCGCGCCGGCCCGCATTCCCACCTCCCTCCCTTCCGCGCCGTTCGGCCTGTCGGCCGTGGCGGCGGGAGCCAACCGCGCGGCGCTCACCTGGACGGACGGCAGCGTCGACGAAGCCTCGTTCTCGGTCGCCCGCTCGCTCCGCGGCGGCGACGGCAGCTGGGGACCGTTCGAGGCGGCGGGCTCCGCACCGGCCGGGGTGACGAGCTTCACCAGCACCGGGCTGCTGGCCGGCGGCACCTACCGCTTCCAGGTGAACGCCTGCAACGTCGTGGGGTGCTCGGGATGGGCCGCCAGCGGCCCGGTGGTGCTGCCCACCGTTCCCGCGGCGCCGACGGGGCTGACGGGTACCGTGGTTTCCGGCACCTCCATCCGGCTGAGCTGGATGGACGCCAGCAGCAACGAGGCCTCGTTCCAGCTTACCCGCGCCCTGGTAAGCAGCACGGGGACGGTGGGCGAGTTCGTGGAGGTGGCGACGCTGCCGCCCAACCGTACGACGTTCACCAGCACGGGGCTCGTTCCCGGCACCACCTACCGGTTCCGGGTGAGGGCGTGCAACCTGGCCGGGTGCGCCGCGCGGGCCACCAGCCCCGGCGTGAGCATCCCGCCGGTCCCGGGCACGCCCATGGCCCTCACCGCGTCCCCGTCTTCGGGCGCCATCCGGCTGACCTGGACGGACGGCCCCGGCGAGACCTCCTATCTTCTCAGCCGCTCGCTGCGCAACCCGGACGGCACGTGGGGGGCGTGGTCGCCGCCGGTGTCCCATCCGGCGAACACGGCGCGGGTGGACGACACCGGGCTCCTGGCGGGCCGTGTGTACGGCTACCAGCTGCGCGCCTGCAACGTGTCGGGGTGCTCGCAGAAAGCGACGGCCGTCGCGGCCACGCCGGCGAGCTGA
- a CDS encoding PAS domain-containing sensor histidine kinase — protein sequence MNDENRDRSPAFPTASPPGRESAERVAAWKRGEEIVRDPAAAAPRDPYRGQAPAEVADRAFAALAENVRDYAIFLTDPEGVITFWGEGARLIKWWSREEAEGSHLRMLYPDGGSEDGTAEQHLVQAAESGEYIGQGHRVRADTSTFWARVSLTALRDTEGKLLGFAKVTRDLTAKRAEEAALLIAQHQAEVAIRLKSELLQERAHDEGDERRTDELEGAAERLREERAERSRLEATRYVLLRQLIAAEEQERIRLSRELHDQLGQLVTALRLGLRGLRSGNGSTEAALDDLEQLTVQLAGELSHIASELRPPALDRLGLQQALQAYVEDWAARYGIATGFQPLGVGPERFALELETTLFRTVQEALTNVAKHSAAQNVSVILERRPGSVGVIVEDDGAGFDPAAAAATGARTRRIGLVGMRERVELLGGTLEVESAPGAGTTLFIRLPTHDDGPA from the coding sequence ATGAACGACGAAAACCGCGACCGCTCGCCCGCGTTTCCCACCGCTTCGCCCCCCGGCCGCGAGTCGGCCGAGCGGGTGGCGGCCTGGAAGCGGGGCGAGGAAATCGTCCGCGACCCGGCCGCCGCCGCGCCGCGCGACCCGTACCGCGGCCAGGCGCCGGCCGAGGTGGCCGACCGCGCCTTCGCCGCGCTGGCCGAGAACGTCCGCGATTACGCCATCTTCCTGACGGACCCGGAAGGCGTGATCACCTTCTGGGGCGAGGGCGCGCGGCTGATCAAGTGGTGGTCCCGGGAAGAGGCCGAGGGCTCGCACCTTCGCATGCTGTACCCGGACGGCGGCTCGGAAGACGGAACGGCCGAGCAGCACCTGGTGCAGGCGGCGGAGTCGGGCGAATACATCGGCCAGGGCCACCGCGTGCGGGCCGACACCAGTACCTTCTGGGCCCGTGTGTCGCTGACCGCGCTGCGCGACACCGAGGGAAAGCTGCTGGGCTTCGCCAAGGTCACCCGCGACCTGACGGCCAAGCGCGCGGAAGAGGCCGCCCTCCTGATCGCCCAGCACCAGGCCGAGGTGGCCATCCGGCTGAAGTCCGAGCTGCTGCAGGAGCGCGCCCACGACGAGGGGGACGAGCGGCGGACCGACGAGCTGGAGGGGGCCGCGGAGCGGCTGCGGGAGGAGCGCGCCGAGCGGTCGCGGCTGGAGGCCACGCGCTACGTCCTGCTGCGCCAGCTGATCGCCGCCGAGGAGCAGGAGCGCATCCGCCTTTCGCGGGAGCTTCACGACCAGCTTGGGCAGCTGGTGACCGCCCTTCGCCTGGGACTGCGGGGGCTGCGGAGCGGGAACGGCTCAACGGAGGCCGCGCTGGACGACCTGGAGCAGCTCACGGTGCAGCTGGCGGGCGAGCTCAGCCACATCGCCTCGGAGCTGCGCCCCCCCGCGCTGGACCGGCTGGGGCTTCAGCAGGCGCTGCAGGCGTACGTGGAAGACTGGGCCGCCCGCTACGGCATCGCCACCGGGTTCCAGCCGCTGGGCGTGGGCCCCGAGCGGTTCGCGCTCGAGTTGGAAACGACGCTCTTCCGCACCGTCCAGGAAGCGCTCACCAACGTGGCCAAGCACTCGGCCGCGCAGAACGTGAGCGTGATCCTGGAGCGGCGGCCGGGAAGCGTGGGCGTAATCGTGGAAGACGACGGCGCGGGCTTCGACCCGGCCGCCGCCGCCGCCACGGGGGCGCGCACGCGGCGCATCGGGCTGGTGGGAATGCGCGAGCGCGTGGAGCTGCTGGGGGGCACGCTGGAGGTGGAATCGGCCCCGGGCGCCGGCACCACCCTCTTCATTCGCCTTCCCACCCACGACGACGGCCCGGCCTGA
- a CDS encoding GAF domain-containing protein, with amino-acid sequence MNGPDHYRRQLETVAENATLALFIMDEQQRCTYMNRAAEELTGFRLQELQGKALHYYVHHTRPDGTPYPLEECPIDQAFPQNMREQGEETFVHKDGHFYPVAFTASPIRQEGRTVGTIIEVRDISEAVRVERRLAFLAALGQALQPLTDPDQVVATAARLLGEHLGVDRCAYAEVEADEDHFVLTGDYTRGDTASIVGRYAMSAFGAEALRLMRRDEPYVVDDMAADPRVSGADRAAYEQTQIRAVISMPLHKAGRFVAGMAVHQRAPRHWLSEDVELLRTVTQRCWESIERARALRSLQESERRLRTALAEAEAARDRAERLQALTAALARARTVDDVATVVVADMVVAQGAKTGALAVREADGEALVLLRTVGFPEPVPAHVKRQRLDFRSPLTECFRTQSPVWIERRGGPEGLDARFSSIAPVWDALGVASAAFVPLLVAGETVGVISFSFHAPRAFTAGERAFLLAVGQQAALAVERARLFEAEHAARAEAERANRAKSEFLAVMSHELRTPLNAIGGYAELMELGIRGPVTEQQFEDLRRIQVSQRHLLGLINEVLNYARLETGTVRYDMADVSLGDALAAAEALVAPQAGAKKLSLSVTRCPPGLTARADAEKVRQILVNLLSNAVKFTGPGGRVELACESAGTDVHVLVRDTGIGIAPDQMERIFEPFVQVRADLARTAEGTGLGLAISRDLARGMGGDLTAQSTPDAGSTFTLTLPAAE; translated from the coding sequence GTGAACGGTCCTGATCATTACCGCCGCCAGCTGGAGACGGTGGCGGAGAACGCCACGCTGGCGCTGTTCATCATGGACGAGCAGCAGCGCTGCACGTACATGAACCGCGCGGCCGAGGAGCTCACGGGCTTCCGGCTGCAGGAGCTGCAGGGCAAGGCGCTTCACTACTACGTCCACCACACCCGCCCCGACGGCACTCCCTATCCCCTGGAGGAGTGCCCCATCGACCAGGCGTTTCCCCAGAACATGCGCGAGCAGGGCGAGGAGACGTTCGTCCACAAGGACGGGCACTTCTACCCCGTGGCGTTCACCGCCAGCCCCATCCGTCAGGAGGGCCGCACGGTGGGCACCATCATCGAGGTGCGCGACATCAGCGAGGCGGTGCGGGTGGAGCGGCGGCTGGCCTTCCTGGCGGCGCTGGGCCAGGCGCTGCAGCCGCTGACGGACCCGGACCAGGTGGTGGCCACCGCCGCCCGCCTTCTCGGCGAGCACCTTGGGGTGGACCGCTGCGCCTATGCCGAGGTGGAGGCCGACGAGGACCACTTCGTCCTGACCGGCGACTACACGCGGGGCGACACGGCCAGCATCGTGGGGCGCTACGCGATGTCGGCGTTCGGCGCCGAGGCGCTGCGGCTGATGCGGCGGGACGAACCCTACGTCGTGGACGACATGGCCGCGGACCCGCGCGTGTCCGGGGCGGACCGCGCCGCGTACGAGCAGACGCAGATCCGCGCCGTGATCTCCATGCCGCTGCACAAAGCCGGGCGCTTCGTGGCGGGGATGGCGGTGCACCAGCGTGCGCCCCGGCACTGGCTGAGCGAAGACGTGGAGCTGCTGCGCACCGTGACGCAGCGCTGCTGGGAGTCCATCGAGCGGGCACGCGCGCTGCGCAGCCTGCAGGAAAGCGAGCGCCGCCTGCGCACCGCCCTGGCCGAGGCCGAGGCCGCCCGCGACCGCGCCGAGCGCCTGCAGGCGCTTACGGCGGCGCTGGCGCGCGCCCGCACGGTGGACGACGTGGCGACCGTCGTCGTGGCCGACATGGTGGTGGCGCAGGGGGCGAAGACCGGGGCGCTGGCCGTCCGCGAAGCCGACGGCGAGGCGCTGGTGCTGCTGCGCACGGTCGGCTTTCCCGAGCCGGTGCCGGCGCACGTGAAGCGGCAGCGGCTGGACTTCCGCAGCCCCCTGACGGAGTGCTTCCGCACGCAGTCGCCCGTGTGGATCGAAAGGCGCGGAGGGCCGGAGGGGCTTGACGCACGCTTTTCGTCCATCGCGCCCGTGTGGGACGCGCTGGGCGTAGCATCCGCGGCCTTCGTTCCCCTGCTGGTGGCGGGCGAAACGGTGGGCGTGATCTCGTTCTCGTTCCATGCACCCCGCGCGTTCACCGCCGGGGAGCGCGCCTTTCTCCTGGCCGTGGGGCAGCAGGCCGCTCTGGCGGTGGAGCGCGCCCGGCTGTTCGAGGCCGAGCACGCCGCCCGCGCCGAGGCCGAGCGCGCCAACCGCGCCAAGAGCGAGTTCCTGGCCGTGATGAGCCACGAGCTGCGCACCCCGCTGAACGCCATCGGCGGGTACGCGGAGTTGATGGAGCTGGGGATCCGCGGGCCCGTCACCGAGCAGCAGTTCGAGGACCTGCGGCGCATCCAGGTGAGCCAGCGGCACCTGCTGGGGCTGATCAACGAGGTGCTGAACTACGCGCGGCTGGAAACGGGCACCGTGCGCTACGACATGGCCGACGTGAGCCTGGGCGATGCACTCGCCGCCGCCGAGGCGCTGGTGGCGCCGCAGGCCGGGGCCAAGAAGCTGTCGCTTTCCGTCACCCGGTGCCCGCCCGGGCTGACCGCCCGCGCCGACGCCGAGAAGGTGCGGCAGATCCTGGTGAACCTGCTTTCCAACGCGGTGAAGTTCACCGGGCCCGGCGGCCGCGTGGAGCTGGCGTGCGAGTCCGCCGGAACCGACGTGCACGTCCTGGTGCGCGACACGGGCATCGGCATCGCGCCCGACCAGATGGAGCGCATCTTCGAGCCGTTCGTGCAGGTGCGGGCAGACCTGGCGCGCACGGCCGAAGGCACGGGGCTGGGGCTGGCCATCAGCCGCGACCTGGCGCGCGGCATGGGGGGCGACCTGACGGCCCAAAGCACGCCGGACGCGGGCAGCACCTTCACGCTCACCCTTCCCGCGGCGGAATAG
- the gyrB gene encoding DNA topoisomerase (ATP-hydrolyzing) subunit B: MSINGAESDYNAGQIQVLKGLEAVRKRPGMYIGSTSARGLHHLVYEVVDNSIDEALAGFADRVDVTIHADNSITVVDNGRGIPVGMHPTEGVPAVELALTVLHAGGKFENQEGGSYKVSGGLHGVGVSVVNALSEWLRLVVKREGHVHEMAFARGDKTQELTVTGDTTESGTTVTFKPDPQIFEETTYSFDTLSNRLRELAFLNKGVFISLADERTEEGQEPKRDDYHYEGGLREFVEHLRGTRKPLHAEVIYIEASRAEAEIEIALQYDDGYNENTFTFVNNINTHEGGTHLTGFKAALTRSINEYARKSGLFKKGGLDALSGDDVREGLTAVISVKVREPQFEGQTKTKLGNSEVKGAVEAVVNQKLSEFLDETPGIGRAIIEKAISAARAREAARKARDLTRKKSALETGVLPGKLADCSSSNPELTELYIVEGDSAGGSAKQGRKREFQAILPLKGKILNVEKARFDKVLSNDEIRAIITAIGTGIGDDEFSLTNARYHKVIIMTDADVDGSHIRTLLLTFFFRQMRQLLDEGYIYIAQPPLYLVKKGKQEHYAYSDAERDTILARFKGNGDGEGKSERGIHVQRYKGLGEMNPEQLWKTTMDPDTRTLLQVTMEDAVEADSVFTKLMGEEVEPRRQFIEENARYVRFLDV; this comes from the coding sequence ATGTCTATCAACGGCGCAGAGAGCGATTACAACGCTGGGCAAATCCAGGTGCTCAAGGGCCTGGAGGCGGTTCGCAAGCGCCCGGGCATGTACATCGGCTCCACCAGCGCGCGGGGCCTTCACCACCTGGTGTACGAGGTGGTCGACAACTCCATCGACGAGGCGCTGGCCGGCTTCGCCGACCGGGTAGACGTCACCATCCACGCCGACAACAGCATCACCGTGGTCGACAACGGTCGCGGCATTCCCGTGGGCATGCACCCCACCGAGGGCGTGCCCGCGGTGGAGCTGGCGCTGACGGTGCTTCACGCGGGCGGCAAGTTCGAAAACCAGGAGGGCGGCTCGTACAAGGTGTCGGGCGGCCTTCACGGCGTGGGCGTGTCGGTGGTGAACGCGCTTTCCGAGTGGCTTCGCCTGGTGGTGAAGCGCGAGGGGCACGTGCACGAAATGGCCTTCGCGCGCGGCGACAAGACGCAGGAGCTGACGGTTACGGGCGACACGACGGAGTCGGGAACCACCGTCACCTTCAAGCCCGACCCGCAGATCTTCGAAGAGACCACCTACTCGTTCGATACGCTCAGCAATCGCCTTCGCGAGCTGGCGTTCCTGAACAAGGGCGTGTTCATCTCGCTGGCCGACGAGCGGACGGAAGAGGGGCAGGAGCCGAAGCGCGACGACTACCACTACGAGGGCGGCCTGCGCGAGTTCGTGGAGCACCTGCGCGGCACCCGCAAGCCGCTGCACGCCGAGGTCATCTACATCGAGGCCAGCCGCGCCGAGGCCGAGATCGAGATCGCCCTGCAGTACGACGACGGGTACAACGAGAACACGTTCACCTTCGTCAACAACATCAACACCCACGAGGGCGGCACCCACCTCACGGGCTTCAAGGCGGCGCTCACGCGCTCCATCAACGAGTACGCGCGCAAGTCGGGGCTGTTCAAGAAGGGCGGGCTCGACGCGCTCTCCGGCGACGACGTGCGCGAGGGCCTTACGGCCGTCATCAGCGTAAAGGTGCGCGAGCCGCAGTTCGAGGGGCAGACCAAGACCAAGCTCGGCAACAGCGAGGTGAAGGGCGCCGTCGAGGCGGTGGTCAACCAGAAGCTCAGCGAGTTCCTGGACGAAACGCCGGGCATCGGCCGGGCGATCATCGAAAAGGCCATCTCGGCCGCCCGTGCGCGCGAGGCTGCCCGCAAGGCGCGCGACCTCACCCGCAAGAAGAGCGCGCTGGAAACGGGCGTTCTGCCGGGCAAGCTGGCCGACTGCTCGTCGAGCAACCCCGAGCTCACCGAGCTGTACATCGTGGAGGGCGACAGCGCCGGCGGCAGCGCCAAGCAGGGGCGCAAGCGGGAGTTCCAGGCCATCCTGCCGCTGAAGGGCAAGATCCTGAACGTGGAAAAGGCGCGCTTCGACAAGGTGCTGAGCAACGACGAGATCCGCGCCATCATCACGGCGATCGGCACGGGGATCGGCGACGACGAGTTCAGCCTGACGAACGCGCGGTACCACAAGGTCATCATCATGACCGACGCCGACGTCGACGGCAGCCACATCCGCACCCTGCTGCTGACCTTCTTCTTCCGGCAGATGCGTCAGCTGCTGGACGAGGGCTACATCTACATCGCCCAGCCGCCGCTGTACTTGGTAAAGAAGGGCAAGCAGGAGCACTACGCCTACAGCGACGCCGAGCGCGACACCATCCTGGCCCGCTTCAAGGGGAACGGCGATGGCGAGGGCAAGAGCGAGCGCGGCATTCACGTGCAGCGCTACAAAGGCCTGGGCGAGATGAACCCCGAGCAGCTGTGGAAGACCACCATGGACCCCGACACGCGCACACTCCTGCAGGTGACCATGGAGGACGCGGTGGAGGCCGACAGCGTGTTCACCAAGCTGATGGGCGAAGAGGTGGAGCCCCGCCGCCAGTTCATCGAGGAGAACGCGCGCTACGTCCGCTTTCTGGATGTGTGA
- a CDS encoding DUF721 domain-containing protein: MSRKREPSTGQPQAVGDVLARYLARSGLAPKVEAAAVIPEWEQRVGPGIAAVTEPLRVSEGTLFVAVNTSAWMMELNMMKHDLMRHVNAGKKDGRIEQIVFVMRNG, from the coding sequence GTGAGCCGCAAGCGAGAGCCCAGCACCGGACAGCCCCAGGCCGTGGGCGACGTCCTTGCGCGCTACCTTGCCCGCAGCGGGCTGGCGCCCAAGGTAGAGGCCGCGGCCGTGATCCCCGAGTGGGAGCAGCGCGTGGGCCCGGGCATCGCCGCCGTCACCGAGCCGCTGCGCGTTTCCGAGGGCACCCTGTTCGTGGCCGTCAATACCAGCGCGTGGATGATGGAGCTGAACATGATGAAGCACGACCTGATGCGGCACGTGAACGCCGGCAAGAAGGACGGCCGCATCGAGCAGATCGTCTTCGTGATGAGGAACGGGTAG